The DNA window CCCAGCACAAACCGCCGGTTCTCGTCTCCGACGGGCTGGTCGTCGAGCATCGCGACGGGGAGGGAGACGTGGCGGTCTATGACTTCCGGACCTTGCCGGTCCCCGACCCGATGCGGCGGTCGCTGGCCCGGTTGTTCGCTGCCCGCTGCGTTCCGAGCCGGTGGACCTCGCACTACAGCAGCAAACACGTATGGGTTCATCTGGAGACTTTCACCGAGTACTTGTCCGCACTCGAAGACCCGCCGACGGACATCGAGGAATTGACCGCGGGACTTTGGAAGCAGTGGCAACTCAGCCGTCGGAACACGCAGATGATTGGCTACAAGGAACTCACCGCCGTGAGAAACCTGTTGCTGGATGATCCCCGGCTGACGGCGGGAGCACGCGAAGCTCTCTCCAAGCGAATACCCCCGCCGGAGGTGACGGAGACCTCCTTCGAGGACGGCGAGTTCGACGCGATCACCTCCGCGGCCCGGCGAATGTTCCGGACCGCACATCTGAGGATCACGGAGAACGCCCGGCACCTGGCCGACTGGCGCGCGGGAACCTTCCCTCAAGGCAGCGACGACTGGCTGCTGGGCGAGGCGCTCGACTGTCTCGCCCGCACCGGCACGGTCCCCTGCTACACGAGGGCAAACGCCTCCACCAGGATCATTTACCGCTACATCAGGGTTCTGGGGGGAGAAAGGCCGGAGGACACCTGGCAGCGGCTGTTCCTGACCCGCATGGAAGCGGTCGCGCTGGGAGTGTTGCTGCTGGCAGAGCACGGGTGGAATCTGTCGGTGATCAACCGTCTTGCGGTGCCGCGGGCGACGCCGGATGCCGGGCGGGACGGCAAGCGGATCTACCGGGTCGAACTTGAGAAGCACAAGCGGGGCACCGGACGGTACTTCGAGACCCGCAACCTCACCGATGACGGGGCCGGCACTCCGGGCCGACTGATCACGCAGGCCCTGGAGGCCACCGTGTTCGCACGGGCAGCCGTCCACGACCTCAGCCCCGGCACGGATCGCTTGATGATCTGGCGCACGGGCAAGGCTCCTACGGCCGATGCTCCGGCGGACCGGAAGAAGGGAGCCGGCGTCGGCCCGTTCCGGTTCGGGATCTCCGGATCCTCCGCGAAAAGCTGGGCCGTGGACGCGGAGTTCGCGTCCTCGCCGTTTCGCAGGGGCCGTCGGACGGTGAACGTGGTGCATCGCCGGGAGCCTGGCCAGAACAGCCAGGACACCCATGACAGCACCTACGTCCTGACCGACCCCCGGGCCCAGGCGGCTGCGGTTCCAGTCATCGCCGCGGCGGCTGAGGCGGTCGTGGCAAAGGCCCGCGAGGTGGTGTTCGGCGCCGAGCTACGCGAGACGGCCGATCCGGCAGACCAGCCAACGGCCACCGCCGACTGCCATGACTACGAGAACAGCCCGTTCCCCAGCCCCGACGGGGGCTGCGGGGCCTCGTTCCTCATGTGTCTGGCCTGCCCGAACGCCCGCGTTCACCCCGTCCATCACAGCCGGCTCGCGCATCTCCACCATGCCCTGGACAACTTGCGCTCCGTCATGGACCCCGGCCAGTGGCAGACCGACTGGGCCGATGCATACGCCCGCCTGGAACACCTCAAGAGTGAGCGTCTCCTCGGAGCTGCCGTCTGGGCCCAGGCCCTGGCCGAGGTCACCGACGCCGACCGCGAAATCATCAGCTACCTGCTCAACGGAGACTTCGACCAGTGACGGCGACCGCAACCCTTCAACTTCCTGCCGTCCCCGGACCGGACACCCCTGTCATCCCGGCTCAGCGGATCATTGACGGCTACACAGGACCGATCGCCTGCTTCGCGGCCCCGTCCTGGCCGCTGCTTCCCATGAACGGCAATCCGGGCGTCACCCAGAGCACGATCCACTGGGACCCGTTTCCTGCTGCCTTTCGGGAGGAAATGCGACTGCTGGCCTGGACGTTGATCAATAGGGAGCTGACGTCGGTGTTCCTGCGTGAACGCGGTCCGTCCTGGCGATCTCGGCAGAGCCCGGGGGCGACCTGCAAGACCGTCGGAATCTGGGCCCGCCTGGCCGAATGGCTCATCGAACGCGGCATCACCGAGCTCCGTGACTGCACCACGGAGGTGCTGCGTGAGTACGGCCATCGTCTGCGTGACGGCGGGGCCGCCCGCTCGTCAGTGCACATCATGCTGTCGTCCCTGACTCGGTTGTGGGCCTTTGACCAGCTCAGCGGGCGGCCCAGCGGGGTCGGTCGCCCGCCCTGGGAGGCCGAGGGAGTGGACGATTATCTGCCGCCGGCCACTTCGGGCGGTGAGAACGAGACCGAGGCAATTGCCGAACAGACCATGGGCCCGTTGCTGATCTGGGCGATCCGCATGGTCGAGGACTTCAGCGACGACATCCTCGCCGCCTGGGCCGAGCGGAACCGCCTCCACGCGGCTGCCCACGCCAACCAGACGACCCCGGCTTCTCTGGCCTCGCTCAAGTCCTTCATGGATCCGCTGATCGCCGGTGGCCTGCCCATCCCGACCTCGGATTGGTACGGCGAGACAGCGCTCGCCGGCACCTACATCGCGGCGATGACCGGCGCGTCACGGAACCAGGTCTACAACGCCTCTAAGCGCCTGGGCTGGCGGAAGGCGGCCCTGCAGAAACCGGGTCCCTGCCCCCTCAGCATCCCGGTGACCGGGATGCTGGCCGGCATTACCTGGCGAGAGGCCCTCGATTACAACGAGGGCGCCTACCTGATGCGACAGTTGGGCACAGCCTGCTTCATCGTCATCGCCTACTTGACTGGAATGCGCCCTGGTGAGGCGGTCGGCCTGCGCAGTGGATGCTGCCCTGATCCCGACCCCGACGAGCAGGGGCTGTCAGGACGGCACTTGATCACGAGCACTGTTTACAAGACCGCCCGGGACGAGGACGGCAACCACCGATCCGAGGGCGAACTCCGCGACGTTCCCTGGGTGGCCATCGCCCCAGTGGTGAACGCGATCCGCATCCTGGAGCGCATCGTCCCGGACGGGAAGCTGCTGTTCGATCACTATGCGCACGACCTGCGCGGCACTCGTGCTGGCACCGGCGCACTGTCCGTCCAGACGATGGCGGACCGGGTGGAGGACTTCGTCTCCTGGGCCAACGAGGAGGCGACGAGTCACGGTCTGATCAGCGAGGTCATACCGCCGGACCCGCACGGCGCGATCGGCACCGAGCGATTCCGTCGCAGCCTCGCCTGGCACATCGCCCGCCGCCCCGGTGGACTCGTTGCCCTGGCAATTCAGTATGGCCATCTGCGAACTTCCGTATCCGTCGGATACGCCTCCCGCAGCCGCGATGGCATCCACGAGCTCCTCGATGTCGAGACCGCCCGAGCAACCATCGACACCGTCGCTGACCTGCACGACGACCTCGAAGACGGGATCGGTATCTCCGGACCGGCCGCCCGGCGAGCGATCAAAGCCGCAGCCACCGCAGCCCAATACGAGGGCACGGTCATCAACGCCCGCCAGGCCCGCCAGATCCTCGCCAACCCCCAGCTGGCTGTCTACGACAACCCCAACACCTTGCTGATGTGTGTCTACAAGCGTGACAAGGCCCTATGCCATCGCGGCGTCAAGGACACCCCCAGCCTCGATCGTTGCGTCACCACCTGCGGAAACATCGCCCGCACCGACCAGCACATCACCAAGATCCTGGACCGGGCTGACTTCCTCGAGAAGCAGGCGGCCCACGTCCCCGGCCCGCTCGGTGACCGCCTTCGCAGCAGTGCCAACCGCCTGCGCGACCTCGCCGATGCTCACCACCGCACCCGAATCACTCTCCAGGACGGCGCCGCATGAGCCCTGCACACGATGAACGCGACCGCATCCGCGCGGCCATGGACCGCATCTTGAAAGGCACCCCGCAGCACTCCAACGGAGCTTTGACGATCGTCGCACTCGCTCAGGAAGCCGGCGTCCCACGCAACGCGCTGCCCCAGCGTCACCTGGACCTCAAGAATGACTTCTATGCGCAGGTCAAAGCACGAGGCCAGATGCCGGACTCCGAAGTTCGC is part of the Streptomyces agglomeratus genome and encodes:
- a CDS encoding integrase yields the protein MNGNPGVTQSTIHWDPFPAAFREEMRLLAWTLINRELTSVFLRERGPSWRSRQSPGATCKTVGIWARLAEWLIERGITELRDCTTEVLREYGHRLRDGGAARSSVHIMLSSLTRLWAFDQLSGRPSGVGRPPWEAEGVDDYLPPATSGGENETEAIAEQTMGPLLIWAIRMVEDFSDDILAAWAERNRLHAAAHANQTTPASLASLKSFMDPLIAGGLPIPTSDWYGETALAGTYIAAMTGASRNQVYNASKRLGWRKAALQKPGPCPLSIPVTGMLAGITWREALDYNEGAYLMRQLGTACFIVIAYLTGMRPGEAVGLRSGCCPDPDPDEQGLSGRHLITSTVYKTARDEDGNHRSEGELRDVPWVAIAPVVNAIRILERIVPDGKLLFDHYAHDLRGTRAGTGALSVQTMADRVEDFVSWANEEATSHGLISEVIPPDPHGAIGTERFRRSLAWHIARRPGGLVALAIQYGHLRTSVSVGYASRSRDGIHELLDVETARATIDTVADLHDDLEDGIGISGPAARRAIKAAATAAQYEGTVINARQARQILANPQLAVYDNPNTLLMCVYKRDKALCHRGVKDTPSLDRCVTTCGNIARTDQHITKILDRADFLEKQAAHVPGPLGDRLRSSANRLRDLADAHHRTRITLQDGAA